TCATTGAAAATGGTGAAGCTATCGCCGCCAGCGGCAAGAAAGCTGTTCATGGTGACGCGATATGTTGCAGCGGGATCAATCGCTTCGCCATCCAGCGTGACGGACACAACGCGCGCCCCCACGGGACGCCGCATATCATAGGTCATCGCAAAGCCTTTGGATGGCGAAAAGGTTTGGACGAAGCCCTCATCATCGAATTGCTGCTCGAGCAGGGCGAGCAATTGCGCGCCGGTAAAACTCTTGGTGATCAGCGTATTTCCGAAGGGTTGGACCGCATAGGCTTCACCATAGGTGATCGTGCCGTCCTCGGCTGGCGTCAGCCCGGTGCGGATCCCAGAATTGTTCATGAAAGCGATCTGCGCGCCCGCCTCCAGAGTGCCGAATAATTGCGCGTCAGCGATCAGATTGCCCAATGCTGTTTCTTCGGTCGACGGACCGGGATCTTTCGCTTCTCCCGAGATTTTGCCGATCGGTCGCTGCGCTGCTTCGCGTGATGCTTCCGAATAGCGCGCGACATAGGCGGCAATTTCGGGGTTCGCGGTGAATTGCTGATAGTCGGGGCTTGGTGTCGCAACATTGCCTTCGCGGTCAGTGCCCACGCTTTGAACCACAATGTTGTCGGCGGTTTTTACCATCACGTCGCCGGTATTCGGATCAACGGTCAGCGTGATATCGGTCAGCATGGATCCGCCATAACCCGCACTGGTCACCAGAAACTCGCGGCTCGGATCAATCGCTGAGTAATCGCAGACATAGGCGTTGTGGGTGTGGCCTGAGACGACGACATCGATCTTCGGATCAAGCTGCGCGAGAATGTCAAGCAGCGGTCCGGATACTCCGTCACAGCTTTTGTTGTTAAATCCGACTTCGGTGTAGAGCCCTTGGTGGATGGTCACGACAATTGCGTCGGCTCCGGCTTTCTGCAAGTCGGGGATCAGGTCGTTGATCGCATTGGCTTCGTCGGTGAAAGTAAGCCCCTCGACCCCGCTTGGTGTTACCAAAGTGGGGGTGTCTTTCAGCGTCAGCCCGATAATGCCGACTGCCACGTCCTGTCCGCCGACATCGAAGCGCTTGATCCCGTAGCCCGGGAACAGCGTATCGCCATCGGGCATAACAACATTGGCGGCGAGGAAGCGGAATTCGGCGCCTGGATAGGGGTTCTCGACCGCGCAAGGTTCGCGCAGGGTGTTCTGTTCGCAGCCGCCTTCTTGGATGCGCTTCAGCTCTTTCCATCCGCGATCAAATTCGTGATTGCCGACCGCATTGAAGTCCAGCCCGATGCGGTTCATCGCGCCGATGGCGGGCTCATCGAGGAAGATCGAGGATACCAGCGGACTGCCGCCGATCAGATCACCCGCTGCAATGACGATACTATACTCCGACTGCGAACGATATTGCTCGACAGCCGTCGCAAGATAAGCCGCCCCGGCAGCGTAGA
This genomic window from Pontixanthobacter aestiaquae contains:
- a CDS encoding bifunctional metallophosphatase/5'-nucleotidase; translated protein: MNRLILSSLAALSVSACATVPDAPAQFAQTEPVTIKIIGLNDFHGNIEPIRRPIGVMDNAGQTQRVYAAGAAYLATAVEQYRSQSEYSIVIAAGDLIGGSPLVSSIFLDEPAIGAMNRIGLDFNAVGNHEFDRGWKELKRIQEGGCEQNTLREPCAVENPYPGAEFRFLAANVVMPDGDTLFPGYGIKRFDVGGQDVAVGIIGLTLKDTPTLVTPSGVEGLTFTDEANAINDLIPDLQKAGADAIVVTIHQGLYTEVGFNNKSCDGVSGPLLDILAQLDPKIDVVVSGHTHNAYVCDYSAIDPSREFLVTSAGYGGSMLTDITLTVDPNTGDVMVKTADNIVVQSVGTDREGNVATPSPDYQQFTANPEIAAYVARYSEASREAAQRPIGKISGEAKDPGPSTEETALGNLIADAQLFGTLEAGAQIAFMNNSGIRTGLTPAEDGTITYGEAYAVQPFGNTLITKSFTGAQLLALLEQQFDDEGFVQTFSPSKGFAMTYDMRRPVGARVVSVTLDGEAIDPAATYRVTMNSFLAAGGDSFTIFNDGADIVTGPVDLDAIEAYLQTADVMELPALGRVTENK